The following are from one region of the Neurospora crassa OR74A linkage group III, whole genome shotgun sequence genome:
- the stk-39 gene encoding serine/threonine protein kinase yields the protein MDFCLRNKFQSGVLLAGRYQTISPLNHGSFGMVFMARDLKTGQKVAIKCLTKKGAASEAGFDFAVDEKSEELVLHRRLGAHPNIVNFIDTFETEAHTYIVLEYCERGDLYEAIRLDQGPLETEHVRRFMLELVDAVAHIHAKGIYHRDIKPENIFLTQTGSAKLGDFGLATTEKWSYEAAVGSERYMSPEQFDSAGAGYSPAAADIWAIGICLLNVLFARNPFTTPTEADPLFLDFSRDKQSLFDVFPSMSQDTYEVIVQCMNLDPRKRSLEGAREALLRVISFTTDDEILDDFCTADGPVVASSNREPLRTPSIQSPQMDTGAFPWAKALHANTKRQLSDIPDDESYTEDLFSTSTATTSDWLSASIQTPPSVSSVMDSHLAASMQSLNMGSVAQSSKDMFAKIPVRPSAATGSLPINMAKQPKQSALSLVFGRKDTVSKSWSDLWDEEEEEEEEQAKQLALKEMNSRTWSQESKHDNENTPRMGRSPATKAGSLHVEHDIPAIDMHLGSNIDDDLAADGFFFHDAPAQKEPTQFSMSHSPPARKSALDKWQALGERRRATGTTPPKGSESIPRTRQIPHSFGAASHDFNSIHHNSYTVHSNNHSPHHYSANIGKKSTPVKQCPWSKGRDRAFDWRKEKRHPFDVEWVGGWTGAPLVPVHHL from the coding sequence ATGGACTTCTGCCTTCGGAACAAGTTCCAATCTGGAGTTCTCCTCGCTGGACGATACCAAACGATCTCCCCTCTCAACCATGGATCCTTTGGCATGGTCTTCATGGCTCGCGACCTCAAGACTGGTCAGAAGGTTGCCATCAAGTGCCTGACAAAGAAGGGAGCTGCAAGCGAAGCCGGCTTCGACTTTGCGGTTGACGAGAAGTCTGAGGAGCTGGTTCTTCATCGACGTCTTGGAGCCCACCCCAACATTGTCAACTTCATCGACACCTTCGAGACCGAAGCCCATACATACATCGTCCTGGAGTACTGCGAGCGAGGCGATCTCTACGAAGCGATTCGTCTGGACCAGGGTCCTTTGGAAACCGAGCATGTGAGGCGATTCATGCTGGAGCTTGTCGACGCTGTTGCCCACATCCACGCCAAGGGCATCTACCACCGCGACATCAAGCCCGAGAACATCTTCCTCACCCAAACAGGCTCCGCCAAGTTGGGCGATTTCGGGCTTGCCACCACCGAGAAGTGGTCGTATGAGGCTGCGGTTGGAAGCGAACGTTACATGTCCCCTGAGCAGTTCGACTCGGCCGGTGCCGGATACTCGCCGGCTGCGGCAGACATCTGGGCTATTGGCATCTGCTTGCTTAACGTTCTCTTCGCCCGCAACCCATTCACCACCCCGACCGAGGCCGACCCGCTTTTCTTGGATTTCTCGCGCGACAAGCAGTCTTTGTTCGATGTATTTCCTTCCATGTCCCAGGACACCTATGAAGTCATTGTTCAGTGTATGAACCTTGATCCTCGTAAGCGCTCCCTTGAGGGTGCTCGCGAAGCTCTCCTCCGCGTCATCAGCTTCACCACCGACGACGAGATCCTCGACGACTTCTGCACCGCCGATGGCCCCGTGGTCGCCAGCTCCAACCGTGAGCCTCTTCGCACCCCCTCGATCCAGAGCCCCCAGATGGACACTGGTGCATTCCCCTGGGCCAAGGCGCTCCACGCGAACACCAAGAGGCAGCTCAGCGACATTCCCGACGACGAAAGCTATACCGAGGACCTCTTCTCTACTTCtaccgccaccacctccgacTGGCTTTCCGCTAGCATTCAGACCCCGCCTTCCGTTTCGTCTGTTATGGACTCACATCTTGCTGCCTCCATGCAGTCGCTTAACATGGGCTCGGTCGCTCAATCTAGCAAGGACATGTTTGCCAAGATCCCCGTGAGGCCTTCGGCCGCCACCGGCTCTCTTCCGATCAACATGGCCAAGCAGCCTAAGCAGTCAGCTTTGTCGCTGGTTTTCGGTCGCAAGGATACTGTCTCTAAGAGCTGGAGTGATCTGtgggacgaagaggaggaggaggaggaagagcaagcTAAGCAGCTGGCGTTGAAGGAGATGAACTCCAGGACCTGGAGCCAGGAAAGCAAGCACGATAACGAGAACACTCCTCGCATGGGTCGGTCACCGGCTACCAAGGCGGGCAGTCTTCACGTGGAGCACGATATCCCGGCTATTGACATGCATCTCGGTTCCAACATCGACGACGATCTCGCTGCCGAtggtttcttcttccacgATGCCCCCGCACAGAAGGAGCCCACTCAGTTCTCTATGAGCCACTCTCCGCCTGCCCGGAAGAGTGCCCTAGACAAGTGGCAGGCTCTGGGTGAACGTCGCAGGGCGACAGGAACCACACCTCCCAAGGGTTCCGAGTCTATCCCGAGAACGCGTCAAATTCCTCATAGCTTTGGCGCCGCCTCTCATGATTTCAACAGCATTCACCACAACTCTTATACTGTTCACTCGAACAATCACTCACCTCATCATTATTCTGCCAACATCGGAAAGAAGTCTACCCCGGTCAAACAGTGCCCTTGGAGCAAGGGACGCGATCGGGCATTTGACTGGCGCAAGGAGAAGCGTCATCCTTTCGATGTCGAGTGGGTTGGTGGCTGGACGGGAGCTCCTCTCGTGCCAGTTCATCACTTGTAG